From Thermogladius calderae 1633, a single genomic window includes:
- the lpdA gene encoding dihydrolipoyl dehydrogenase yields the protein MKHDVVVVGSGVAGYPAAIMLARRGLKVAVVEEHYLGGECTNYGCVPSKAFYHIAEAARTVKKVGGSAELSWESIVEWSNSMVEAARQGIEYLFESYGVKVYNGKGVIKENKRVRVKNGENVEIETEKVLLALGTDPRPLPGLEFDGKLIVSNREIFQMRERPGSLAIVGGGVIGVEVANAFVNLGVEVTVVERSNQILSFLDSDVAQAVKGHLRRRGVNVLEGVEVAGVERGESGVRLKLSDGKEIAVDEVLVAVGRVPKTSGVNLENVGVELDNAGFIKVSPRLETSVPSIYAAGDVVGGPLLAHKAMVESMIASKNITGMEAHNIDYRLVPLTIFTGLEVAYVGYTEKELTKLGIKYVRYKVPLNFLSAVKIKDGSYSFIKILVSEDSSKVYGVHIVAPNASEVISAFIPVVIGKMMFEDVSQLPYPHLTVGEALREIALLMLGEPVHILVRK from the coding sequence GTGAAGCACGACGTTGTAGTTGTGGGGAGCGGTGTAGCAGGCTACCCGGCGGCGATTATGCTGGCCAGGAGGGGCCTCAAGGTCGCAGTCGTCGAGGAGCACTACCTCGGGGGCGAGTGTACAAACTACGGATGCGTACCCAGCAAGGCCTTCTACCACATTGCTGAAGCCGCTAGAACGGTGAAAAAGGTCGGGGGAAGTGCGGAGCTGTCTTGGGAGTCAATAGTAGAGTGGTCCAACTCCATGGTCGAGGCCGCTCGGCAAGGCATAGAGTACCTGTTCGAGTCTTATGGTGTTAAAGTCTACAACGGGAAGGGGGTCATCAAGGAAAACAAACGAGTGAGGGTCAAGAACGGCGAGAACGTCGAGATAGAGACGGAGAAGGTCCTTCTCGCCCTCGGTACAGACCCAAGGCCCTTGCCGGGTCTCGAGTTCGACGGGAAGCTCATTGTAAGTAACAGAGAGATCTTCCAGATGAGGGAGCGCCCCGGTTCTCTGGCTATTGTGGGTGGGGGTGTGATCGGAGTCGAGGTCGCCAATGCCTTCGTCAATCTCGGCGTAGAGGTAACTGTTGTGGAGAGGTCTAACCAGATCCTGTCGTTCCTCGACAGTGATGTAGCACAGGCAGTTAAAGGCCACTTGAGGCGTCGTGGAGTCAACGTACTAGAGGGTGTCGAGGTCGCTGGGGTGGAGAGGGGAGAGAGCGGTGTTCGCCTGAAACTGAGTGACGGGAAGGAGATAGCGGTGGATGAAGTGCTTGTTGCCGTAGGGCGTGTGCCTAAGACGTCCGGAGTTAACTTGGAGAACGTAGGGGTCGAGCTCGACAACGCTGGTTTCATCAAGGTCTCGCCTAGGCTGGAGACCAGCGTCCCCAGTATCTACGCTGCTGGAGACGTAGTCGGCGGCCCCCTGCTCGCTCACAAGGCGATGGTGGAGAGCATGATCGCGTCGAAGAACATCACGGGGATGGAGGCCCACAACATCGACTACAGGCTGGTCCCGTTGACGATTTTCACAGGCCTAGAAGTAGCCTACGTGGGTTACACGGAGAAAGAGCTCACTAAGCTGGGTATAAAGTACGTCAGGTACAAGGTACCATTGAACTTCCTCTCGGCTGTGAAAATAAAGGACGGGTCATACTCGTTCATAAAAATACTGGTCAGCGAGGACTCTTCGAAGGTCTACGGGGTCCACATAGTCGCGCCGAACGCCTCGGAGGTCATTTCGGCCTTTATCCCCGTCGTGATCGGGAAGATGATGTTCGAGGACGTCTCTCAACTCCCCTACCCGCACTTAACGGTGGGAGAGGCCCTTCGTGAGATAGCTCTCCTGATGCTGGGCGAGCCTGTGCACATTCTAGTGAGGAAGTAG
- a CDS encoding ParB N-terminal domain-containing protein has translation MVSSFYEIKTPRLVLKISVEDLDKLHIHEEIIPSILEWLVEKIRSDKVFKDPILVDEKTLVVLDGMHRVAAAKEIGFKYIPVCLVDYDNESIELHAWGRVFVGGDWRQLVDAIKSIGFHVGELRSMEEGQRLLSERKAVGVLVTPSDIYVVSSGENDIKRIYDQVKEVESALEGRGFKISYMTEKDSIDAVKSGKATASLIPPVITKDEVRRVALRGEVFTHKATRHVIPARPMNINVPLEWLTGEMPKDEVNRRVKGLLSSKRIMRLPPGTVLDRRYEEELYVFE, from the coding sequence ATAGTATCGAGCTTCTACGAGATAAAGACACCCAGGCTCGTACTGAAGATATCGGTAGAGGACCTGGATAAACTCCACATACACGAGGAGATAATACCCAGCATACTTGAGTGGCTTGTAGAAAAAATAAGGAGCGACAAGGTGTTTAAAGACCCCATCCTAGTCGACGAGAAAACGCTGGTTGTGCTAGACGGGATGCACAGGGTGGCTGCGGCTAAGGAGATAGGCTTCAAGTACATACCCGTCTGCCTCGTGGACTACGACAACGAGTCGATAGAACTGCACGCTTGGGGCAGGGTCTTCGTAGGCGGCGACTGGAGACAGCTTGTAGACGCCATCAAAAGCATCGGGTTCCACGTCGGGGAACTGCGTAGCATGGAGGAGGGTCAACGGCTCCTAAGCGAGAGGAAGGCTGTTGGCGTGCTCGTCACGCCCTCAGACATCTATGTAGTGTCCTCTGGAGAAAACGACATCAAGAGGATTTACGACCAAGTCAAGGAGGTCGAGTCCGCACTAGAGGGCAGGGGCTTCAAGATCAGTTACATGACTGAAAAAGACTCGATAGACGCGGTGAAATCCGGTAAAGCTACCGCCTCGCTGATACCCCCCGTGATAACAAAAGACGAGGTGAGGAGAGTCGCCTTGAGGGGTGAAGTCTTCACGCACAAGGCTACGAGACACGTCATACCAGCGAGGCCCATGAACATCAACGTCCCCCTCGAGTGGTTAACGGGCGAAATGCCGAAAGACGAGGTCAACAGGCGGGTGAAGGGGCTTTTGTCTAGTAAAAGGATAATGAGGTTGCCGCCGGGCACTGTACTAGACAGGAGATACGAGGAGGAACTATACGTTTTTGAGTGA
- a CDS encoding ABC transporter ATP-binding protein: protein MLEVVGLVAGYGKLKVLDSVSLRVGDREVVSVVGPNGAGKTTLLNSIMGLAEVYSGKVYFDGADITGLKTEKRVALGLSYSPQTNNVFPNLSVLENLLLGAYTRRHDRLRDDVEEVFRLFPELAGRAKSKAKNLSGGERQMLAIARALMSKPRLLLLDEPTTGLSPKASKSLLNKLLEIKSMGVSILLVEQNVDYAMSVADRVYHLVEGKIVGEYLPGSPEARTLIETFLTGRRVS, encoded by the coding sequence ATGCTGGAGGTCGTGGGTCTAGTCGCCGGTTACGGGAAGCTGAAAGTCTTAGACAGCGTGTCCTTGAGGGTTGGGGATAGAGAGGTAGTCTCTGTAGTGGGTCCGAACGGGGCTGGCAAGACAACGCTACTAAACTCGATCATGGGGTTGGCCGAGGTCTACAGTGGGAAGGTCTACTTCGACGGCGCCGACATAACCGGGTTAAAGACGGAGAAGAGAGTAGCGCTCGGTTTGAGCTACTCTCCGCAGACCAACAACGTCTTCCCCAACCTTAGCGTCCTGGAAAACCTGCTACTCGGGGCCTACACGAGGCGCCACGACAGGTTGAGAGACGACGTCGAGGAGGTCTTCAGGCTCTTCCCCGAGCTAGCCGGTAGGGCGAAGAGCAAGGCGAAGAACTTGAGCGGGGGGGAACGGCAAATGTTAGCGATCGCGAGAGCCCTTATGTCCAAGCCGAGACTACTCCTACTAGACGAGCCGACTACGGGCCTGTCTCCCAAGGCCAGTAAAAGCCTACTCAATAAGCTCCTAGAGATCAAGAGTATGGGGGTGTCGATCCTCCTGGTCGAGCAAAACGTCGACTATGCGATGAGCGTAGCAGATAGGGTCTACCACCTCGTTGAGGGGAAGATAGTTGGGGAGTACCTCCCAGGGTCTCCCGAGGCGAGGACGCTTATAGAGACCTTCTTGACGGGGCGTAGGGTATCGTAG
- a CDS encoding ABC transporter ATP-binding protein, which yields MSMGAKLIVEKVTKRFGGVVALNRVSINVPSSLIVGLIGPNGSGKTTLFNVVTGYYTPDEGQVLIEGSSRVVDITGWNPDRISRLGVARTFQIPRLIPSLTVLENMLLFYDYGSCASITCSLRRKWVDVEEAAIARAMSILREFGLESIARKRPAELSAGHLKLVETLRGLMSDAKLFMLDEPFAGVESWMARKLTETIRKINREKGSTFVIIEHRITELLEGVDYVYVLHNGSLLAEGKPGEVVSDERVIKAYLGK from the coding sequence ATGAGCATGGGTGCTAAACTTATTGTCGAGAAGGTCACCAAGAGGTTTGGCGGAGTCGTGGCGTTAAATAGAGTCTCGATAAACGTGCCCTCCTCACTCATAGTGGGATTAATAGGTCCAAACGGGTCGGGTAAGACGACGCTGTTCAACGTGGTTACGGGCTACTACACGCCCGATGAGGGGCAGGTGCTGATCGAGGGCTCCAGTAGAGTAGTCGACATCACTGGGTGGAACCCTGACAGAATCTCGAGGCTAGGTGTCGCGAGAACCTTCCAGATACCGCGGCTCATACCCTCGCTAACCGTACTAGAGAACATGTTACTGTTCTACGACTACGGCTCGTGCGCATCGATCACCTGCAGCCTCCGCAGGAAGTGGGTCGACGTCGAGGAGGCAGCTATAGCGAGAGCAATGAGCATCCTGAGAGAGTTCGGCCTCGAGAGCATAGCACGCAAAAGACCGGCCGAGCTATCCGCAGGACACCTTAAACTGGTAGAGACGTTGAGGGGTCTCATGTCCGACGCGAAGCTGTTCATGCTCGACGAGCCTTTCGCAGGAGTGGAGAGCTGGATGGCGCGCAAGTTGACCGAGACCATAAGGAAGATTAACAGGGAGAAGGGCTCGACGTTCGTGATCATAGAGCACAGGATAACCGAGCTACTGGAGGGTGTTGACTACGTCTATGTGCTTCACAACGGTAGCCTACTCGCTGAGGGGAAACCCGGCGAGGTGGTTTCGGACGAGAGAGTGATAAAGGCGTACTTGGGGAAGTGA
- a CDS encoding branched-chain amino acid ABC transporter permease, which translates to MVGFLTTLTTYIGIYLVLSLTLTLEVSSGITNFGKVAFYGLGAYTGALIGTYLPLVISGSRASPFDVNGIQLLYTISKSNPVLDLSVFLLSLAAGFAVSALFGLLLTYPIHRVGSALVGFTLLSTSEVLRLFYLNTEPLGESKGFMGIPNPFAWLPQARVAEALYLTVVWCFVGLTYFTVSRIMNSPLGRILKGIRDDELVALYAGWSTPLVKSKVLALTSGLTGVAGVLWAYYFTSINPNMFTPSLTFNIWAMVILGGIDSIVGGVLGTVLLASVDYATRFVIPFIGTTLVTPDYLRWIIVGLVMLVVLLKKPEGLAPRRGGVSTPRGG; encoded by the coding sequence GTGGTAGGGTTCCTGACCACCCTAACCACATATATCGGCATCTACTTGGTTCTTTCACTGACTCTCACTCTCGAGGTGTCAAGCGGGATCACGAACTTCGGCAAGGTGGCGTTCTACGGCCTAGGAGCCTACACGGGCGCACTCATAGGAACCTACTTGCCCCTAGTAATTAGTGGCAGCAGAGCGTCTCCTTTCGACGTGAACGGGATACAGCTCTTGTACACGATATCGAAGAGCAACCCCGTACTCGACCTGTCCGTTTTCTTGTTGTCCCTCGCCGCCGGATTCGCTGTCTCAGCTCTTTTTGGCCTGCTGTTGACGTACCCTATTCACAGGGTCGGAAGCGCTTTAGTCGGGTTCACACTCTTGAGCACGAGCGAAGTGTTGAGGCTCTTCTACCTGAACACGGAGCCGCTAGGCGAGAGCAAGGGGTTCATGGGTATACCAAACCCCTTCGCGTGGCTTCCACAAGCCAGAGTGGCCGAGGCGTTGTACCTCACTGTAGTGTGGTGCTTCGTAGGCCTCACGTACTTCACTGTGAGCAGGATAATGAACTCGCCCCTCGGCAGGATTCTGAAGGGGATACGCGACGACGAGCTTGTCGCCCTGTACGCGGGCTGGTCTACACCACTGGTCAAGTCCAAGGTACTGGCCCTTACGTCCGGCTTAACGGGTGTAGCGGGAGTCCTCTGGGCCTACTACTTCACGAGTATAAACCCGAACATGTTCACCCCCTCGCTCACATTCAACATATGGGCAATGGTGATCCTCGGCGGCATAGACAGCATTGTGGGCGGTGTGCTGGGCACCGTTCTACTCGCCTCCGTGGACTACGCTACGAGGTTCGTCATACCCTTCATTGGCACGACGCTTGTGACCCCCGACTACCTCCGCTGGATCATTGTAGGGTTGGTAATGCTCGTCGTCTTACTGAAGAAGCCGGAGGGTCTCGCACCTAGACGAGGGGGCGTGTCAACGCCGCGGGGAGGGTAG
- a CDS encoding branched-chain amino acid ABC transporter permease, translating to MLIAQDLVGFFQFSLLYLTVSIPLVLAYRVTKVINFTVANYITYGAYTAVLLDYYMRSSFGHNSLLLTVLLSFMLTGSIAVLSNLAVFKPLTEMRVKGDVLMIASMGLWIVLKYVLYIVSDIASSACRTNLVSYSQIHYDDISLLTARTGLVGVQQSLVVFPLLALTSMAILYLVLNATRVGRAVLAVADNSLLASLSGIAVGRVVNLTWFLTAGLISLAGVMWTTYSGAITPEVGDSLILQVFTIAFIGGLASLTRTAAGALLISGVENFGTDLLSTYLGLPTSIKPMLTFIVLLATLIASPPLGVAGGVPYRFTRGVRR from the coding sequence TTGCTGATAGCCCAAGACCTAGTCGGTTTTTTCCAATTCTCTCTTCTATACCTCACCGTGTCCATACCCCTCGTCCTCGCTTACCGAGTTACCAAAGTGATCAATTTCACCGTCGCAAACTACATAACCTACGGGGCCTACACGGCGGTTCTACTGGACTACTACATGAGGAGCAGTTTCGGGCACAACTCGCTCTTGCTAACAGTACTCCTCTCGTTTATGCTTACGGGCTCGATCGCCGTCTTGTCGAATTTAGCCGTGTTCAAGCCTCTCACCGAGATGAGAGTGAAGGGGGACGTCCTCATGATCGCCTCCATGGGGCTGTGGATCGTCCTTAAGTACGTTCTCTACATCGTGTCCGATATCGCGAGCTCCGCTTGCAGGACGAACCTAGTCTCGTACTCCCAGATCCACTACGATGACATCTCCCTGTTGACGGCGAGAACCGGGCTCGTAGGCGTACAACAGAGCCTTGTAGTCTTCCCACTACTCGCACTAACGTCCATGGCAATCCTATACCTGGTCTTAAACGCGACTAGAGTAGGCAGGGCTGTGCTCGCGGTTGCGGACAACAGCTTGTTAGCGTCGCTCTCGGGTATCGCGGTCGGAAGAGTTGTCAACCTCACCTGGTTTCTCACAGCCGGGCTCATATCACTGGCAGGTGTCATGTGGACTACGTACAGTGGGGCAATAACGCCCGAGGTAGGAGACTCGCTCATACTACAGGTTTTCACTATCGCTTTCATAGGTGGTCTCGCATCACTAACGCGGACAGCCGCTGGCGCACTGCTGATAAGCGGAGTGGAGAACTTTGGCACAGACCTTTTGAGCACGTACTTGGGCCTGCCGACGAGCATTAAGCCCATGCTAACGTTTATCGTGTTACTCGCGACTCTAATCGCGAGCCCCCCACTCGGGGTCGCGGGTGGAGTGCCGTACAGGTTTACGAGGGGTGTTAGACGTTGA
- a CDS encoding ABC transporter substrate-binding protein, whose translation MSNWLKSTPASLAFLLIGLVLGFPLGYVASTIISPQSTSAPQTGQVREYRIGVTLPLSGELSSIGKIWEKVVYLAFDDLNEEVKTYGFNVNFKPVILDDGTQDDKALANVQSFAQMGIKVVIGPAASSQVKAVKSFADANHIVIISPSSTAPTLAIPNDFIFRTVGSDAKQAKALATLAYTQGARTVVVFHRNDEYGNAFAEFFTRYFSQFNNTKVYDLPYQTGLSDYTSEVNALASKVQSTGADSVVLIAFDTDAANILAHAAGNSVLSSVRWFLSEGPHGAQELLSPTIGQFAQKVRLLGTRPLFVHNPLYDEFAKKLKEKYGVEPTVFCDTLYDAIQLAGWAILRAGKYDGDAIRASLVEVAKHYYGPSGWTMFDENGDKAFQDYGVWAIVKTDQGYQFMDVGVVQGDSVIFTTTPYR comes from the coding sequence GTGAGCAACTGGTTGAAGTCGACTCCAGCGAGTTTGGCCTTCCTACTGATAGGACTCGTATTGGGGTTCCCGCTAGGATACGTAGCCAGCACTATAATCTCCCCCCAGTCGACCAGCGCCCCGCAAACGGGGCAGGTTAGGGAGTACCGTATAGGCGTTACCCTGCCGTTATCAGGGGAACTGTCGTCTATCGGCAAGATATGGGAGAAAGTCGTCTACCTCGCCTTTGACGACCTCAATGAAGAGGTCAAGACCTACGGTTTCAACGTTAACTTCAAGCCCGTAATACTGGACGACGGTACGCAGGACGACAAGGCCCTCGCCAACGTGCAGAGCTTTGCCCAGATGGGTATAAAGGTCGTCATAGGCCCGGCCGCCAGCTCACAGGTCAAGGCTGTCAAGTCGTTCGCGGACGCCAACCACATCGTCATCATATCCCCTTCATCGACGGCGCCTACCCTCGCGATACCGAACGACTTCATATTCAGAACCGTGGGTAGCGACGCAAAGCAAGCTAAGGCCCTCGCTACTCTAGCGTACACGCAGGGCGCCCGTACAGTGGTCGTCTTCCACCGTAACGACGAGTACGGCAACGCCTTCGCCGAATTCTTCACGAGGTACTTCTCCCAGTTCAACAACACGAAGGTCTACGACCTGCCGTACCAGACAGGCCTAAGCGACTACACCTCCGAGGTCAACGCTCTCGCCTCCAAGGTGCAGTCCACAGGCGCGGACTCCGTGGTCTTGATCGCATTTGACACAGACGCCGCGAACATCCTAGCCCATGCCGCCGGCAACAGTGTTCTTTCCAGTGTTAGGTGGTTCTTGTCCGAGGGGCCACACGGGGCCCAGGAACTCCTCTCCCCGACTATAGGGCAGTTCGCGCAGAAGGTCAGGCTACTCGGCACAAGGCCCCTCTTCGTCCACAACCCGCTCTACGACGAGTTTGCTAAAAAGCTGAAGGAGAAGTACGGTGTGGAGCCCACCGTCTTCTGCGACACGCTCTACGACGCAATACAGCTCGCTGGCTGGGCTATCCTCAGAGCCGGCAAGTACGACGGCGACGCGATAAGGGCTTCCCTCGTCGAGGTGGCTAAGCACTACTACGGCCCGAGCGGTTGGACCATGTTCGACGAAAACGGTGACAAGGCCTTCCAGGACTACGGCGTGTGGGCGATCGTCAAGACGGACCAAGGATACCAGTTCATGGACGTCGGCGTGGTCCAGGGCGACTCTGTGATCTTCACCACGACGCCGTACAGGTGA
- a CDS encoding peroxiredoxin: MPGMIPLIGEKLPEMTVMTTHGPKKLPDDYLGKYLVLFSHPADFTPVCTTEFIGFAVRYEDFKKLNAELLGLSVDSTFSHIKWVEWIKEKFKIEIPFPIIADPTGEVARKLGMLHAQSATHTVRAVIIVDDKGIVRAVLYYPQETGRNLDEILRLIKALQVNDKYNRALPANWPNNALIGDAVIVPPAATIQEAAERLQKYKCFDWWFCIEEGKVPAEEVNQVRSWLERAAKPWKLQVPEK; this comes from the coding sequence GTGCCCGGAATGATACCTCTGATTGGCGAAAAGCTCCCTGAAATGACTGTTATGACAACACACGGCCCGAAGAAACTGCCAGACGACTACCTAGGGAAGTACCTCGTCTTGTTCAGCCACCCCGCGGACTTCACACCTGTATGTACAACCGAGTTCATAGGCTTCGCGGTTAGGTACGAGGACTTCAAGAAGCTGAACGCCGAACTCCTTGGGCTCAGTGTTGACAGCACCTTCTCCCACATCAAGTGGGTCGAGTGGATTAAGGAGAAGTTCAAAATCGAGATACCATTCCCAATAATCGCGGACCCGACAGGCGAGGTCGCCAGGAAGCTGGGCATGCTACACGCCCAGTCCGCTACGCACACTGTGAGGGCAGTCATCATCGTGGACGACAAGGGTATTGTCAGGGCAGTCCTCTACTACCCGCAGGAGACTGGTAGAAACCTCGACGAGATACTAAGGCTCATCAAGGCTCTCCAGGTCAACGACAAGTACAACAGGGCTCTGCCAGCCAACTGGCCTAACAACGCCCTGATCGGAGACGCTGTTATAGTGCCGCCCGCTGCCACAATACAGGAGGCTGCTGAGAGGCTCCAGAAGTACAAGTGCTTCGACTGGTGGTTCTGCATCGAGGAAGGCAAGGTACCCGCGGAAGAAGTCAACCAGGTCAGGTCGTGGCTTGAAAGAGCGGCGAAGCCCTGGAAGCTACAAGTCCCTGAGAAGTAG
- a CDS encoding HD domain-containing protein has product MIELESSRSPFPWMLPFNAQVRDVIYNYIDYIKGVEDIVMDSWPLQRLRYILQLQMAHFVYPSATHTRFNHSLGVMHVSYKYITYLLKGSLEYLSQSKHYNELSSRLKEISLATRLLGLLHDIGHGPFSHAFDEYVYKTRDFLPYVIGNHEILGYLIYRENVRRLIEQALKDNYKVLGVDPEYTLSMLDDGLKPPLGMKDHTELLKKGHIKPEDYFVPTLDKALSTIVRLVVRDYIFTSDIMDYLKRDSYYTGLAIGEINEEWLLRNTFIIEHDGRLKPAVSGKAIDDLVRLLEARKLMYKNVYFHHVNIAFVETVGRLLKCVKSKITSILEDMLDRNEWSKYVLLNDFSIYGMLQSLLYQPASELECEDKDFAKRALESLFVTRKPIWKLLSREVLKLEDARVLFSTRFSRDIKNKIKSEIVSELNNRFSKLQLSDEDVLTLYNKVDVFPSAGSEIVKHLLVVSLKDSKVIGYKEVFFNSFAERHGLVPEALVSVYLERRKYRMLDEDEVAEAKEIVANVISDLVKARIAEAPETS; this is encoded by the coding sequence GTGATCGAGTTGGAGTCGAGCCGAAGCCCCTTCCCGTGGATGCTCCCCTTTAACGCCCAGGTCAGGGACGTGATCTACAACTACATAGACTACATCAAAGGCGTCGAAGATATTGTAATGGACAGCTGGCCCCTTCAGAGGCTAAGGTACATTCTACAACTCCAGATGGCCCACTTCGTATACCCTAGTGCCACCCACACGAGGTTCAACCACAGCCTCGGCGTGATGCACGTTTCGTACAAGTACATCACGTACCTCCTCAAGGGGAGCTTAGAGTACCTCTCGCAGTCTAAGCACTACAACGAGCTCTCGTCGAGGCTCAAAGAGATCTCGCTCGCTACAAGACTGCTCGGGTTGCTACACGACATTGGGCATGGACCATTTAGTCATGCCTTCGACGAGTACGTTTACAAGACGAGGGACTTCCTACCGTACGTCATCGGCAATCACGAGATCCTCGGGTACCTTATTTATAGGGAGAACGTCCGCCGCCTCATCGAGCAAGCCCTCAAGGATAACTACAAGGTGCTCGGGGTAGACCCCGAGTACACTCTGAGCATGCTGGACGACGGATTGAAGCCGCCACTTGGTATGAAGGACCACACGGAGCTCCTTAAGAAGGGGCATATCAAGCCCGAGGACTACTTCGTTCCAACCCTTGACAAGGCTCTGAGCACGATCGTTAGGCTCGTTGTGAGGGACTACATCTTTACAAGCGATATAATGGACTACCTCAAGCGAGACTCTTACTACACGGGCCTCGCTATAGGGGAGATAAACGAGGAGTGGCTCCTGAGGAACACGTTCATAATAGAGCACGATGGCCGACTGAAGCCCGCCGTGTCTGGCAAGGCGATCGACGACCTCGTAAGGCTACTGGAGGCGAGGAAGCTGATGTACAAGAACGTGTACTTCCACCACGTGAACATAGCGTTCGTAGAGACTGTAGGGCGATTACTGAAGTGCGTCAAGAGCAAAATCACCAGCATCCTCGAAGACATGCTGGACAGAAACGAGTGGTCCAAGTACGTACTCTTGAACGATTTCAGCATCTACGGGATGCTCCAGTCCTTACTATACCAGCCGGCGTCTGAGCTCGAGTGCGAGGACAAAGACTTCGCTAAGAGGGCCCTCGAGAGCCTCTTTGTTACGAGGAAACCCATATGGAAGCTCCTCAGCAGAGAGGTCCTCAAGCTAGAGGACGCCAGGGTACTGTTCTCCACGAGGTTTAGCAGGGACATAAAGAACAAGATAAAGAGCGAGATCGTCAGCGAGCTCAACAACAGGTTCAGTAAGCTACAGCTCTCAGACGAGGACGTGCTCACCCTATACAACAAAGTCGACGTGTTCCCCTCCGCTGGTAGCGAGATAGTCAAACACCTCCTCGTCGTATCTCTGAAGGACTCCAAGGTTATCGGCTACAAGGAGGTCTTCTTCAACAGTTTCGCTGAGAGACACGGGCTAGTACCAGAAGCTCTGGTCTCGGTCTACCTAGAGAGACGCAAGTACAGGATGCTCGACGAGGACGAAGTCGCGGAGGCCAAAGAGATCGTTGCGAACGTTATAAGCGATTTGGTCAAGGCTAGGATAGCTGAAGCACCGGAGACGAGCTGA